GCAGCACAAAGTTCTTCGGCATTTAAAAATTGGTAATCTCTTCAGAGAAAGGATTGTCTAACGTCAGCTTCTCCTTTGGTGGGGAGATGTTTAGAGGATTTGTGTTGCCTAGGGTCGAGCTTTTAGAGTTTCCTTCCTCGTTCTTCCCAGCATTATTATAGGTGGACAACTCGGCTATCCTTCGAACTTCTGCCTGGAGTTCGGCAATCTGGGCTAGAAGCTCGGTTTGAGTAGGCTGATGAACTCCGTTATCGGCCATGCTGGAAAGTCGAAGATCCTGCAAAAGaaacaaagtgctaggtggaaaaGATAGTGGGGTTAAATAATTCAGGGCCCCACAGTGAGTGCCAAATGTTCCGTGCGTATGTAGCCGAGGTCTGGTGACTTCTTCTGCTGTTGACCGAGTTTGGGCGGAAGAGTTATACGTCGGCTGAACTACTGGAACACCATggcgggagcacctgcaaaaagcactccgacgctcaaataAGAATATGAGTTATGAGGAAATGTGAAAAATAAATTAGAGTGAGTTCTGTGACCTGTCTTGCTCCGATGTTGTTTGTATATTTATATAGGCGTTTTGAATTGTTTGGTTGGAGCTTGTTTAGGGATTCTCCGCTTTTGCCAATGTTATCCTTATTGATAACGTTAGCTTTGTCAGTTGAGGTTCCGAGTTTTGCATAGCTCGTCCAGATTGTGTGAGTtgttattatttgattttgtgccgAAATATGCGTTCGTTGGTTGAGGTATACGTTACGTACCAANNNNNNNNNNNNNNNNNNNNNNNNNNNNNNNNNNNNNNNNNNNNNNNNNNNNNNNNNNNNNNNNNNNNNNNNNNNNNNNNNNNNNNNNNNNNNNNNNNNNNNNNNNNNNNNNNNNNNNNNNNNNNNNNNNNNNNNNNNNNNNNNNNNNNNNNNNNNNNNNNNNNNNNNNNNNNNNNNNNNNNNNNNNNNNNNNNNNNNNNNNNNNNNNNNNNNNNNNNNNNNNTTATACAATGACATGGCTCATAAAGATTCATGTATGCTCCACAAAATTAGAAAGATGTAAATTTAAACGGGAAAAAAAATCCcagaaagaataatggaaaaagagcaagagaaaaagaaaataaaaataaaaaaagaaagaaaagtagaatacaaaaagaggagagagaaaaacaacctTAAAGAGAAAATCAGTGTTCCAAACGTAGGCGCCAATGTCCTAACTCCTAATCCAGAATCATTGATGGGACGATGGCCCTTTGCGCATAAAGGTTCTGGCGCCAAGAAATttcccatcatcatcatcaactttGTTAATATTACACTCAACAAAAATATCATTATTATTGTTTCTTTGGATGCATGTCCAAGATTGCTTGATCATCAACAACGTTCAAGAACATTAGGCAATGTTTGCATTGATCCAAAATCACGTGGTTTTTTAGGTGATTTCCTTGGATCTTTGTCACATGCTAAATATATAGAAGACCCTTATTGAATCTTTGGTTCCCGGAAGATTTTAGATGCATTTGAAGCTATCTGTAATTGATTTCTGGTGGgttttccattttaatttttaaattattgaatttCATTAAATTCAATAGTAAGGggcttttttgtttttgtattttacttttccGGTTCATCAAATTCAGCCATATTTTATCCCAAAATTCTGATTATTTCAAGCTACATCATTGGAGGTTATATTGTGAAATTTGGGGTTATGCAAAGGAATAGAAGAATTGGGTTTGGCTATGGATGGTGAAAAATGGAACCATGTTTTTGTCATTTGGGATTTTGATGAAGGCAATGTAGAAGTATGTGCTTGTTGTGCATGTTTTAGGGTTTGATGAGATAATTAAGAAGCATAACAAGCACAGGTTGGAATGAAAATCCAACAATATTATTATATGGGTGTCATAAAGGCTAGCTTTTGCATTGTTTTGGTTCTTTATCTTGTGGGAGCAATTATTAGTCTTGAAGAAAAGAGGAAGCAAGAAGCACAAGAAGAACTCCTTATCCAACTATTTGAtcctaaatctgaaatttttGATAAAGATACGGTGAGACTCACTTCACTAATTATTTCATTTTCCTTAGCTTCAAGTCCATTCAATATTTTAACCTCTAAAAAAATTAGCATAATACAAGAACatcagaaataaattaaaaaagagtATACTTATTAATAATTATTGCTTGTTTTCTTCTTAACAATTAGATGGGCTCTAAAACTGGTTATAGTGTTCATGAATGCAGGCAGAGTTATTATGGACTACTTGCTGGGAGGATTTGATTAAAATTGAAGATCTTGATTCATGCCCCATACAATCACCAAGTAACACGAATGAAATTAGTTTAGAAAGAGGAATAATAGCTCAAAGAAACATTGAAAATGTGATTAACAATTGCCAACCCCAATTGAGGGAAGGTTTCCTTGATTGCTTGAGAAGACACAATCCCCTCATCCATGTCTCAAAGAACAGTTTGCATGCAAGTTATGTGAGATTACTCTCTTCCAGAAGAAACTTGGGTCATGTTTTGCTCCAAGATGTGTCAAGAGCAGAAGATGTTGGAGATGAATCGGtgcaaactaaaactaaaacggAAAACACTGCTCCAAAAGAGAGTGGAAGCGAACAAAATGTGTTTGTTATCGTAGGTATAACTGCAGTGTCATCATTTGGAATTGCAGCATTTGTTTTCATATTTTGTTGTAGATGTAGCAGAGCAAATGTTGATCAAACTGATGAGAAACCTCTTCTCAGCTTGTGTAGGACTGACTACTCCAATGGTATCTACTTCTTCAAATTtatcatatttataaaaatatattttaaatataatagaATTTtctaatctctctctctctctaatgcAGGGTCCTTTAACAGTAGAAATCCTCCGCAGGAGTCAATGAAAAAAGAAGACAGCATTGAGACTCTTATGTCAAGTAAAATTTTATTCGatgacaataaaaataaaaacttagcgCATGAAATATATTCAATGCGATTAGCAGGACCGTATGAAATAAGTTCGGTAGGATTAGGAGGAGCTGATGCTTCTGTTGCCGCTTCGGCAAGACCATCAATGGACTTGAAACCTCCTCCCGGCAGGGTTGGACCACCGTTACCTTTGAAACCTCCTCCTGGAAGGCCAAATCCTCCCTCCGACCCACCAATTCCTCCTCCTTCCGCTGATGAAAATAATCCTCCTCTTCCGCCTCCTCCTGCTGCTGatgctcctcctcctcctccaccgCCAAAGCCGAGTAATGCTCCACCACCTCCTGCACCGCCACCGATTAGAGGTGGTGGGCCTCCGCCTCCTCCACCACCAGATGGAAAAGGCCCTCCACCTCCCCCTCCACCAGGTGTGAAAGGCCCAGGCCCAGGCCCTCCTCCACCACCAGCACTTAAGGGAGGAGGTGGTCCACGACCTCCTGGACCACCTCCTCTAAAAGGTGCGATTGGTGGGAAGGCTAGGCCTCCAGGACGAGGACCCGAAGGTCCTGGAGGTGTTCCCAAGCCAAAACTTAAGCCTTTCTTCTGGGATAAGGTTCAAGCAAACTCAGATCAGGCTATGGTTTGGAATCAGCTCAAAGCAGGATCCTTCCAGTAAGTTTCGAGTTTCTTTTAGTTTTGCTTCCTGCTTTCTTGTTGCGACTACATTTGAGTTGAGTTGAATGGTATGTTCTTAACAGGTTCAATGAAGAAATGATGGAGTCGCTTTTTGGATATAATGCTGCTCAAGAAAAATCTAAACCCGGAATGAAGAAAGAATCTCGTGAACAAACTCCTCAATATATTCAGATCATTGAACCAAAGAAAGCACAGAATTTGTCAATTCTGTTGAAAGCATTGAATGTAACACTAGAAGAAGTTCGTGATGCACTCCTTGAAGGTGGTTTTTTCTTCCTCATTCAATTATATATTTTACTTGCATGAATTCTTATAAATTTGTGTTGGTGATAGGAAATGAAATACCCCCAGAATTCCTAAACACTTTGTTGAAGATGGCCCCAAGTCAAGAGGAAGAACTAAAGCTCAGACTTAGACGATGATTTTAACGATATCAGTGATAATGAAAGTAATCAAGATCAAGATGAAGCCATGTTTCCGACTGAAGAAGAACaagtcaaagaaaaagaaaaagataaacatCAAGAGGAGGATGATCTTTTGAATAGGTACATGTAATAAGCCTTTTAATTTGGGAATTTGATTATTTTGGTTCCGTATAATAATACGTATTTGTGGGAGCGTATGTAGGTGTCCGTTCTTGATAGGGACGTTCAGGTTCGGGAGTGGAGTAGGGAGGATACCGGTGGTGTCGGAGAGTGCGGTGCAGAGTGCGGTGGGGTGCCTTGGGGAGAGTGCGGTGAAGAGGTGGGATGATAAGTGGAAGAATCTGCAGATTCAGGAGATGCAGAACTACTTGGCTCAGCTGAATTTCATCAGGCACCAGACGTTGGTTTTGTTTTATTTCTTATATTTTATTAGTACTATTAAGCAAAACTGTAAAAGCAATTTTCGGCTTTGGACCATAACTTCCCAAGCTATAGGTTTTGTTTTTTGTTCATGGAACTTCAAAAGCATTAAGCATTGCTGACCAAACATCCACACTTTGCAATTTGGGTTCGAATTTTAATAAAACTGGCCCAAAATCATAAGGGATATTAAATTTCCGAGTCATGCAAAAGTGGGGGCAAAAAAAATGTAtttggattttttaaattttgaattttattttaaaaaataaaatgtgttctctcaccatttatttcataggtagaaccaagaaaaaatataaaaaaaaaaacaattcaaNNNNNNNNNNNNNNNNNNNNNNNNNNNNNNNNNNNNNNNNNNNNNNNNNNNNNNNNNNNNNNNNNNNNNNNNNNNNNNNNNNNNNNNNNNNNNNNNNNNNNNNNNNNNNNNNNNNNNNNNNNNNNNNNNNNNNNNNNNNNNNNNNNNNNNNNNNNNNNNNNNNNNNNNNNNNNNNNNNNNNNNNNNNNNNNNNNNNNNNNNNNNNNNNNNNNNNNNNNNNNNNNNNNNNNNNNNNNNNNNNNNNNNNNNNNNNNNNNNNNNNNGTGTGCCACTCTGCTTGTAAattatgtatatatgtttatTTCCATTTATAATAAACTATGAATGCTTGTTTTTACACGGTAAAATATATTTATTAGCAAAGTAGATATAACACCCAAAAATAAAATTCTGGTATAATCCTATTGGAATTTGTAAACAAGAGGATTGAATTTGATTGCATTAATTCAATgaaatgaattgaattgaataaaGGTATGGCAGTGGCAGGTAACACCCGTCAAAATCACAAGCTGACACATTGTAAGAGTTGCATAGATATCGAATTGAATTCATATCTTTCCACTTGTTTAATCATGGCCTAAAAATCTAAACTGAAATCTTTGTCTTCTTTTATTTGCACTCTCTcatagattttctttctttcttgctaAATAGTAGTCCCTTTGACATGTTTTGTCTCCAATGCAATACACAGGGCAGCACAAGGACAAAGAGAAAAAGTGATCAACCCCACCACTAATTACCCCTCCCTCAAGCAATGACTCACATAGACATAGTCACATTACACATACACCAAAGTCAATACacttttgtgattttggttattttattatttgattgaaTATTAGTAGTCATTTTATTAGTTACATACTGTATAattcttctctccctctctgtttTTTCTTTGGGAGTTGCAACTTGATGCTATTAGTGATACTTTTGATAAATAGAAAGCTAAAGACATTCTTTTAGgatacaaaagtgaaaaataaaatttgcaAATTATATACATAATAGTAAagatataaaagaaaagaaaagtacatACAATGAATGATTGGTTTCTAgagcaaaaagatcttttttccccCTCAAAAAAACACTTCTTTAATAATTTTAAAGTGTTTGAATTGgattttattaaaaaggacatttaCATTAAAATAATAGATTTAGCTCTCATTTTTTTAAGCTAATGATAAAGAGCTTAAagtaacataaaatattttttaataattaaaaatattatttcttagataattatctatctaaatgttaaatatatttttttaagtaaaagaaACCTTCATTAAAAGACAATCGAAATGCACCCTAAAACTTATTGTTGTATTAAATTTTATGCTTAATGATTCATTAACCAACACTAATATAGTATAGAGTAATTTGATGAACATTAAAGTTGTTGAAAAAGCTGGAAGAACATAGATactccaataataataataatataaaattgacTAATGTATACATTTGTCTCTAATAAAATTTcaatatatttaaattaattactgattaaaaatcttttaaaattaatcaatattttaattttttttaagcgGCGGTAGTGCCTCTCCTAATAAAAGTTAGATTCTTGGGATGAAGTGCATGAAGTGATGAATTTATAGGACCCTCTAGTCACAGACTCCTCTATAATCATTGTAATGCAATCATGAATTCTCATTATTTCCTTTTTCCTAGACAACACTACTTTGTTCATGTTGAATTCTAGGTCCATAATTACCGTCATTCCAAAACTTTAATCCCCAAATTTTGGGCGTGGAAGATAAAGTTAACTTGATATGCACATGCAATGCGAGACCAAAAAATGGTGGGGGTTAAAACTatgatacatatatatatacggTTTGTAATTTCCAATTTTAGATGAAACAACAAACTAAGGTCTAGTCAATTTCTCACCCAACATAGTGCATGAAGCAATTAGGTACCATCACATTGCgattttttttaaagttaaagaaatttaaaacaatttttttttcaaaaaaaaaaaagttaaagacGACTTTTAGGCTTagctataattttttatttatgcactTTCCTATCATGTGAGCTCCCTAAAAACGTGACACACGATATATTTGCATTAAgcaaaagtaataaaataatttacataatatatgaaaaaaataagacCCTTTGTTAATGCTTTGAGATGGGATGGGCCAGTTTGAGAACAAgctaattgattaattaaaaaattaaagaattttgTTAAAACTAATATAATCTTTACTTAAAGCTGCTTTTGGAATTCCATACATTACTCCTTCTTATACGTGAAAGTGCTTCAAGTGTTTTGAGATCTGAAAGCACCTTATTTTGATGTAGAAATTGCAGACATGGAAGAGGGGAAAATCCAGGGTTATGGAGAATATTTAAATGAGTTCCCTCAGAGACATGTATATATGTACATACATTGTCACGGATCAAATAAATCATGTGTCTGCTTGTCGAACTATGGGTCCATatggttattttattttcaaaattactattttttttattcaaagtaATTATTATTCGAGAGCCACATAGTAGGCGACAAATTTTTCCTCTTATCTAATTTTAACATAATTTAATGTCAAAAATTTAAactcaaatttattttaattaagctAGCACAATCCTTGTTAGCCGAGGATGAAATTGCTTGGGTCCACAAATTTATTGGAGGTTTATTTTAACCTGAGTTACTTTAATCTCATGAGAGTTAATAATATATTAGAAGATAGTGACGGCCtaatagaagaaaaaaatagaacaTCCAATAAGACTGTGATACTTAGGAGGCACAACAACGACAAAGGAGTGAGGAGGAGTAATCGTAattagagagagttggagtacctTTTCTGGAAGAATGATTTGGGAAGAAAAAACAAGACACTCAATGAGACGGTGATGCTTGGGAGGCGTAACGACGACAATGAAGGAGTACAATGGGAAGGAGTAAACGTAATTAGAGAGAGTTGGAATACCTTTTCTGGAAGAATGATTTAGGAAGAAAAAATGAGACACCCAACGAGACGGTGATGCTTAGGAGGCGTAATGACGACGACGAAAGAATGTAGAAGGTAACATTAGAAAATAACTTACATGTTACTTTAAAAAGAGTAGAATAGCATTCACCATATTTTATACCATTATAATAAGAAAAGTCTTACGCGTTTGAAAAGATACAATATACTAACATAAATGGATCGCTCTCACGCTTCTCTCAAACTAGGCAGATATTTGAATTTTTAGATTCTTCGATGATTGTTAATATGGTTCTGCACTCACAGTTCCATTGACAAAGGTTATGAAATTTCACCTCTTTAAAATTGCAGCTTCTTTACTTGACTTGTCCGATTTTTTAAATCGTAGGTGCTGTGTTTTGcacttttttaaaagaaaaattaagatcTTGATTAATAGAAGATGTTAACGTTCTCACCGATTGCTGATTTTCTTACTCTTGCATAAAAATTTTCTTCTCTGTTGCTCATTCCTTTTCAACTGCAGAACAATTCAGAATTTTATTCTCTTACTCCATGTCAATAGTGGAATCAGTGTTAGAAGAACAGAATATTGAAGTAAGCAGTTTCTCCCtcttttaattttatgatttttgtaATGATTTTCATATTATATCAATGAACACaatgatgattatgattatgaatttCTGAACTCGCAAAGCATGCTGTTTATGTTTttcataatataatttaaatttaatgtaCATAAtagatttatatttttattatagagTGCTTAAAGATTTTT
The DNA window shown above is from Arachis ipaensis cultivar K30076 chromosome B08, Araip1.1, whole genome shotgun sequence and carries:
- the LOC107610586 gene encoding formin-like protein 18; the encoded protein is MKIQQYYYMGVIKASFCIVLVLYLVGAIISLEEKRKQEAQEELLIQLFDPKSEIFDKDTAELLWTTCWEDLIKIEDLDSCPIQSPSNTNEISLERGIIAQRNIENVINNCQPQLREGFLDCLRRHNPLIHVSKNSLHASYVRLLSSRRNLGHVLLQDVSRAEDVGDESVQTKTKTENTAPKESGSEQNVFVIVGITAVSSFGIAAFVFIFCCRCSRANVDQTDEKPLLSLCRTDYSNGSFNSRNPPQESMKKEDSIETLMSSKILFDDNKNKNLAHEIYSMRLAGPYEISSVGLGGADASVAASARPSMDLKPPPGRVGPPLPLKPPPGRPNPPSDPPIPPPSADENNPPLPPPPAADAPPPPPPPKPSNAPPPPAPPPIRGGGPPPPPPPDGKGPPPPPPPGVKGPGPGPPPPPALKGGGGPRPPGPPPLKGAIGGKARPPGRGPEGPGGVPKPKLKPFFWDKVQANSDQAMVWNQLKAGSFQFNEEMMESLFGYNAAQEKSKPGMKKESREQTPQYIQIIEPKKAQNLSILLKALNVTLEEVRDALLEGNEIPPEFLNTLLKMAPSQEEELKL
- the LOC110265239 gene encoding uncharacterized protein LOC110265239, giving the protein MFPTEEEQVKEKEKDKHQEEDDLLNRCPFLIGTFRFGSGVGRIPVVSESAVQSAVGCLGESAVKRWDDKWKNLQIQEMQNYLAQLNFIRHQTLVLFYFLYFISTIKQNCKSNFRLWTITSQAIGFVFCSWNFKSIKHC